A window from Bufo bufo chromosome 1, aBufBuf1.1, whole genome shotgun sequence encodes these proteins:
- the LOC120990527 gene encoding olfactory receptor 5B12-like, translating to MDTTNKTHLVLFSFSGITDDVTLVPILFIFFLKVYLVTLVGNLGMVALVLKSSRLHTPMYFFLSYLSVVDLLYSSSITPKMLFDLVSMKKDISFTGCTLQFFFFAAMAATEVFLLSNMSYDRYAAICHPLHYISIMTKKKCWCLVLFSFALGFLQSLAQTSCVFSLEFCGSHHIAHFYCDVLPLLKLSCSDTFTCDMVTVFIISSCGFGSLLAILVSYMFIVSSILHMKSAEGRRKVFSTCSAHLTSVSILYGSVFFIYLRSPTSDFSKRDKVVSVFYTMITPMLNPLIYSIRNQEVKKVLMMAAGIT from the coding sequence ATGGACACCACAAACAAGACCCACCTAGTATTGTTTTCATTTTCAGGAATAACGGATGATGTAACCCTGGTCCCAATTCTTTTCATATTCTTCTTGAAGGTCTACTTGGTGACATTAGTGGGTAATCTTGGCATGGTGGCTCTTGTCCTGAAAAGTTCCAGGCTTCACACTCCCATGTACTTCTTCTTGAGTTATCTTTCTGTGGTGGACCTCCTCTATTCATCAAGCATAACTCCTAAGATGCTTTTTGACCTTGTATCCATGAAGAAGGACATCTCCTTTACTGGTTGCACTCTCCAGTTCTTTTTCTTTGCTGCCATGGCAGCTACCGAGGTGTTTCTTCTCTCTAACATGTCCTATGACAGATATGCTGCCATCTGCCACCCCCTTCACTACATCTCCATAATGACCAAGAAGAAGTGTTGGTGTCTTGTCCTCTTCTCCTTCGCTCTTGGCTTCTTGCAGTCATTAGCACAGACTAGCTGTGTGTTTAGTCTAGAGTTCTGTGGATCTCACCACATAGCCCACTTCTACTGTGATGTCCTTCCCCTGCTTAAACTGTCCTGCTCAGATACCTTTACCTGTGACATGGTGACTGTATTCATCATCTCCTCATGTGGATTTGGGTCCTTGTTGGCCATCTTGGTCTCATACATGTTCATTGTTTCTTCTATCCTCCATATGAAATCGGCCGAGGGCAGGAGGAAGGTCTTCAGTACATGTTCTGCTCATCTCACGTCAGTTTCCATCTTGTATGGTTCTGTATTCTTCATCTATCTACGGTCTCCCACCAGTGACTTTAGTAAACGGGACAAGGTGGTCTCTGTCTTCTACACAATGATAACGCCTATGCTGAATCCACTTATCTACAGTATAAGAAACCAGGAGGTGAAGAAGGTCCTCATGATGGCAGCAGGAATAACTTAA